The Pyrenophora tritici-repentis strain M4 chromosome 2, whole genome shotgun sequence genome window below encodes:
- a CDS encoding Glyco-hydro-61 multi-domain protein, with translation MSISKIFQTGALVAALISTVAGHTSVEKFEAGGKTYEGFRQASKQDPGNKSPAWWTNQGWGYQPIYGDKLSHPDIIAYKDASPSPYTAEAPAGSDVTFHWRHEGSCGSGEEGWDCSHHGWTATYLASCNGDCKNVEKTELEFFKIHESALIDYRKGRYSSGQAQGQTGYCGTDAIFYDNGNAQRVTIPSEIPSGNYVLRTEVVSIHNNGDVGNRQFWPQAFNIKVTGGDDSAQVPAGKKGTELYNASDDLLQWDLHWHTAGETIENTPGPQLAAVASI, from the exons ATGTCTATTTCAAAGATCTTCCAGACTGGCGCTCTAGTAGCTGCCCTCATCTCCACCGTGGCCGGTCACACCTCCGTCGAGAAGTTCGAGGCTGGAGGCAAGACCTACGAAGGTTTCCGCCAGGCTTCCAAGCAGGATCCTGGTAACAAGTCGCCTGCTTGGTGGACCAACCAGGGCTGGGGATACCAGCCCATCTACGGCGACAAGCTAAGCCA TCCCGACATCATCGCCTACAAAGACGCCTCTCCCTCGCCGTACACCGCCGAAGCACCAGCCGGCTCAGATGTAACCTTTCACTGGCGCCACGAGGGTAGCTGCGGCTCCGGCGAGGAGGGCTGGGACTGCTCGCACCATGGCTGGACAGCCACCTACCTCGCCTCCTGCAACGGGGACTGCAAGAACGTCGAAAAGACCGAACTTGAGTTCTTTAAGATCCATGAGAGCGCGCTCATCGACTACCGCAAGGGCCGCTATTCTTCTGGTCAAGCTCAAGGCCAGACAGGCTACTGTGGTACCGACGCCATCTTCTACGACAACGGCAACGCGCAGAGGGTCACCATCCCCTCTGAGATCCCCAGCGGAAACTACGTCCTCAGGACTGAGGTCGTCTCTATCCACAACAACGGCGATGTTGGCAACCGCCAGTTCTGGCCTCAGGCTTTCAACATCAAGGTCACTGGTGGTGATGACAGCGCTCAGGTGCCCGCTGGAAAGAAGGGTACCGAGCTGTACAACGCGAGCGACGACCTCCTCCAGTGGGACCTCCACTGGCACACAGCCGGTGAGACGATCGAGAATACGCCCGGCCCTCAACTCGCGGCTGTCGCTTCAATCTAG
- a CDS encoding CypX, Cytochrome P450, which translates to MDGRFHRHLEECHKHYGDIVRVSPNELSFCSPGAWTAIYTPKIKGAAKILKNEFYDMFGAGMDIQSIGTERDPIMAQQKRALFSKALSAKGLAQQEPVMQKNIDLFVEKLGVLGSADDGVDMAKWFIYLGFDILGEMAFEASHPWLDQMLGLMHMITVMDNLRRYPILATLVACIPWVNGHQKRMIQFSWEKTAARLQKQGEQHDFLDNVASRVRKGLISQDEMVSHSWNMAMAGGETSGSAMASIVYFILKNPEVHHKLKEEVRTAFVSYTEIDVASTTKLAYLIAVLKEGMRIFPTAPQGTPRTSPGMIVGGHHIPPGAEVYVSPWAVTHDPRFWREPYAFRPERWLDPMCTDDRSASQPFSLGPRVCPGKLFAFGTMALQLAKLVYVYDMELLDQQLDWIATCRMHFLWWKPELRL; encoded by the exons ATGGATGGCCGTTTTCACCGCCATCTCGAGGAGTGCCATAAGCACTACG GGGACATTGTTCGAGTCAGCCCGAACGAACTGTCTTTCTGCAGCCCAGGTGCATGGACGGCCATTTACACCCCAAAGATCAAAGGAGCGGCTAAAATTCTCAAAAATGAATTCTACGACATGTTTGGCGCGGGCATGGACATTCAATCCATAGGTACCGAACGAGATCCTATAATGGCACAACAAAAACGGGCACTGTTCTCAAAAGCATTGTCGGCTAAAGGCCTGGCGCAGCAAGAACCAGTCATGCAAAAGAATATTGATTTGTTTGTCGAAAAGCTGGGAGTACTAGGGTCCGCGGACGACGGAGTTGATATGGCTAAGTGGTTCATTTATCTGGGGTTCGACATTCTTGGAGAAATGGCCTTTG AGGCATCACATCCCTGGCTTGATCAGATGCTGGGACTGATGCATATGATCACGGTGATGGACAACCTCCGTCGTTACCCAATCCTCGCGACCCTTGTCGCTTGTATTCCCTGGGTCAATGGCCATCAGAAACGAATGATCCAGTTCAGCTGGGAAAAGACCGCTGC CCGACTCCAAAAGCAGGGCGAACAGCACGACTTCCTAGACAACGTTGCAAGTAGAGTCCGCAAAGGCCTAATCTCGCAAGACGAAATGGTCTCCCATTCATGGAATATGGC TATGGCAGGCGGCGAAACCAGCGGGTCAGCCATGGCTTCTATTGTTTACTTCATTCTCAAGAACCCTGAGGTGCATCACAAGTTGAAAGAAGAGGTCCGCACAGCCTTTGTCTCATACACTGAGATTGACGTCGCTTCCACGACAAAACTCGCGTATCTCATAGCGGTACTCAAGGAGGGAATGCGCATATTCCCAACCGCACCACAGGGCACACCGCGCACGTCTCCTGGCATGATTGTCGGGGGACATCATATCCCACCTGGC GCGGAGGTGTATGTTTCGCCGTGGGCCGTTACCCATGACCCGCGTTTCTGGAGAGAACCATATGCATTTAGACCTGAGCGATGGCTCGACCCAATGTGCACTGACGACAGATCAGCGAGTCAGCCATTCTCCCTCGGCCCTCGCGTTTGTCCTGGAAAACT ATTCGCATTCGGCACGATGGCGCTGCAGCTTGCGAAGTTAGTGTATGTGTACGACATGGAGCTTCTCGATCAGCAGTTGGACTGGATTGCTACATGTAGAATGCACTTTTTGTGGTGGAAGCCGGAGTTGAGA CTCTAG